Genomic DNA from Hymenobacter jejuensis:
GACTTGCCCGGTTTCTCCTCCTTGGTAGTTGGTTTGTGCTGCGCCCGACCTGGGTGTGCCCCAAGCAGCAGCCAGAGGCAAAGTGCCCAGACCGGCACCTGGCGCGGCACAGCACGGCTTGGTTGTACTGCGTTCATGTGGTTAGTTGATGGGGTTACTTGCCAGATGATTGGGATAGCCGAGGTGGTGGTGGTTGAATCCAGCTTGTGACGGGTGCCATCTGTAAGTCCAGTTCGAGCCGTCCTCCTTTGGTTAACTCGGCATGGCGCAGATAGCTGTAAGGGTGTTTCTTGCCGTTCCACTTCACCCCGGCGATATACATCGCTTCCGGACTAGCTTTTTTCGCAATGATTTCCAGGGCCTTGCCACCCGGTAGCTGCACGGTAGCGCGGTCGAATAGCGGGGCGCACAATTGGTACTCATCGGAAGCCGGGTTGAGCGGGTAGAGGCCGAGGGAGGCAAACACGTACCAGGCCGACATCTGCCCCGCGTCGTCGTTGCCGCTCAGGCCACCCGGGCCGTCCGTGTACTCTTCGGCCAAGATGCGGCGCACAGCCCGTTGGGTTTTCCAGGGCGCGGCCGTGTAGTTGTACATGAATGGGATCTGGTGGCCGGGTTCGTTGCCGTGCCAATACTCCCCGCGGGCAAACAAGCTATCGAGCTTCGCTTCCAGCTGGGCGGGGCCGCCCATCAGTTGAGCCAGGCCTGGCACATCGTGGGGCACATAGAAGGTGTACTGCCGGGGCGTGCCTTCCGTGATGTAGAACTCGCGTACATCGGGCCGGAAAGGCGCGTACCAGCGGCCGTCGGCGTAGCGGCCTCTTGCCAATCCGGTAGCCGGGTCGATGATGTGGCGGTAAGCCTGCGAGCGTTTGAGCAACGCCTGGTAATCAGCTGTTTTGCCCAGACCTTTCGCGACCTGGGCCAAGGCGTAATCGTCAAAGCCGTATTCCAGCGTGCGGCTCACCTGCTCCATTTTGTGGAAGGCGTCCTTCACGCTATCTTCCAGGGGCACGAAGCCGTATTTCAGGTAGGAGGGCAGGGCCCGGCGGCCTTTGCCGTCAAGATATTCTTGTTGTGTAGGCTGGTCAAAGGCATTGCGGCGCATCAGGCGGTAGGCCTCCTGCACGTCGTAGTCGCGGATGCCCCGCACGTACGCGGAAGCGATAAAGGCCGTGCCGTGGTCGCCGATCATGGCTGCTGTGTAACTGTTCCAGCACGGAAAAATGGGGAGCCAGCCGCCCTGCTGACCTTTTAGGATCATCGACTGCACCAGGTCGTTCGCCAGCCGGGGTTGCAGCAATTCCAGCAGCGGCAACTGCGCCCGGTAGATGTCCCACATCGAAAAATCGTCGTAGTAGTTTCCTTTCGCCACCTTCAGGCGTTGGGCATTGCCCGCGAAGGCCGGGTAGGTGCCGTCCACGTCGTTGAACAGCCGGGGCTGCTGGAGGCTGTGGTAGAGAGCGGTATAGAAAATGCGTTTGTCCTGCTCTTTGGAGGTTTCTACCCGAATCTGCGCCAGGGCTTTTTGCCAGGCCGCGTGGTTCTGCGCGACCAGAGTTTGAAAATCCCAGTTGGGTACTTCGGCCGCCAGGTTTCGGCGGGCGCCTTCGAGGCTGCTGAAGGACGTGCCCACGCGCAGGCGCAGCGTCTCGCCCCGACGTACTTTACAGCCGAGAAAAGCCCCAATATCTTTTTGGTTTTGAATGCTAATCGCTGTGGAGGCGTGGTTACCGCTATAGGTGCCGGCGCGGCTGCCCAGCCGCTCCAGCTGCACCACGAAGTAGCCGCTGAACCCCGCTGGTTGTCCCCAGCCCTGGTAAATGCGGTGCACGGGGTTAAAGCCCCATACTTCGCCTTTTTGCGCGTCTACCTGAACGAAGCCCTGACCCTGGTCGCTGTTGGGCGTGATGAGCACGTACAGACTGTCGTCTTGGGCCGCCACAATCTGCATCAGCCCGCACCGGGCCGTGGCCGTCAGCTCCACGCTGAGTTGGTACTGGGGCAGGGCTACTTTATAGTAAGCCGGCGTGGCGGTTTCCGTGCGGTGCGAAAAAGACGTGGCGTACGCCTGGGCCGAGGTTTTTAGCTTCCCCGTGAGCGGCATGATCGTCAGGCTGCCGTAGTCCTGGGTGCAGGAGCCACTCAGCCAGTGACTGGCCCGAAAGCCAGTTAAAAGCGTATCGGCATAGTAGTAGGGCGCTACACACTTGGTTTCGGTAAGTCGCGTTTGAGGCGTCCATTGCGTCATCCCAAAGGGCACGCCCACGGCCGGAAAGGTATTCGCCAGGTGCTCGGTCGTGCTGTGTCCGTGCTTGGTAGAAGAGGCCGTAGTGCTGGGTGCCGAGCCCGATAAGGACTGCACGTAGTGCACTACATCGGAGCCCTGCCCATGACTGGGCACAGCTAGCAGGCCAAATAGGCTGACCAATAGAAATACGCCGCTGATTTTCAAAGTATTGAGCGTGTCAGAAGAGAGAAAACTACGGCGCTACCTGCTTCTGTTGGCCGCGCACCAGAATGGCTTGCGGCTTATCACCAGGCACGCTCACTTGCTTAAAGATCGGGCCTGGCACGTCGTGGAGCACGATGGTAGGCTGAACGGGTGACTTTGGCACTGTAACCTGTTGCAAGGCAAGCTTTTGTACGTCGTCAAAAACGAAGGCGGGCCGGTAGTCGGCCCCGTTGAGGCTGACGCGCACGTTCTTGAGCGTAAGGCCCTGGGCGTGGCGCACGTAGAAGCCATAAGCCGGCAGTTCGCCGAACATCGAAAACTCGGGGTAGTTGGGCGTGCGCTCGGGCACCGCGGCCAGCGAATCGAGGCTGGCGTAGGCTAGCGTCTTGCTGTTGCCGCCTTCGTAGGTGATGTCGATGTTTTCCAGCGTTACGTCCTGCACCGGGTGCCCAGGCAGGCCCGTAATGGACGAAGGATTAACGTTGTGCGGCTCCTTAAACACCGGCCCTTCGATTTCGTAGCCTTTGTCGGGTTTGCCGGCAGGCACCTGCACTTTCACGTTGCCAATGTACACGCGGCGCAACGTGCCAGGCGCCTCGCCCTTGCGGTGGCCCAGGCGCAGGAAAATGGCGTTGCCCGTGTTTTTGGCGGTAACGTTTTGAATATCAATATCTTCTAAAAAGGCTCCATCCACGGTTTCCAGCGCAATGGCTGAGCGGAAGGTGTCGTACACGGTCAGGCCGCGCACGGTAATGTTGCGAAAGCCGCCCAGTGAGCCCGTGCCCAGCTTGAAGGCACTCGCGCTGGAGCGAACGGTGCAGTTGGTCACGGTAATGTTGTCGCAACTCGCTTTCGGATTTTCCGATTTCAGGCAGATGCCGTCGTCGGCCGCGTTGAAGAAGCTGTTGCTGAGCTTTACATTCTTGCAATCCACGAAGTCAATGCCGTCGTTGTTCCAGTAGGCGGTGCTTTCCACCCGAATGCTGTCGACCACCACGTCGGTGCATTCCCGGTAGGCTTGCACCCAGCAGGCGGCATCCTTAAGCGTGACGCCGGTCACGCGCACTTGCCGGCAGCCTGTGAGCATGAGCAGCTGCGGACGGTTTTTCTCGGTGGGGCGTTTTGCTTTCCACTCGGGGTCGTCGAGCACGCCCGCCCGCAGTTGCACCAGCAGGTCCTGCACCAGTTCTCGCCCGCGTCCGTCGATGGTGCCTTGGCCGGTAATGGCCACGTTCTGCTGGTTTTGGGCGGTAACGAGCGAAGCCGCCACGGTGCCGTAGTCGAGACGGCGGGTGCTGCCGAGCAGCGTGGCGCCTTTAACCAGGTGCAGCTCGACGCCTGACTTGAGCACCAGCGGTCCGGTAACAAACTTACCTGCGGGCACTATTACGCGGCCTCCGCCTTGCCTCGAAACTTCCTCAATGGCTTTCTGGATAGCGGCCGTGCTGTTGGTTTGGCCATCACCCTTGGCTCCGTAAGCAGTGATGGTAAGCGTCTTTCTTTGCCCAAATGCACAGATATGAACTAGCAAAGTAATGATAAGCAACGACTTGCGTAGCATACAGACGGGGTGAGAAGGCTAGGAAGAAAAAGTAGCGCAGCGGGTAGATTGCCTGCTGCGCTACCAAATTTTAAATGGACCTCGTGGCTACTTGTAAAGCCGTTTAGTAC
This window encodes:
- a CDS encoding GH92 family glycosyl hydrolase, with the protein product MKISGVFLLVSLFGLLAVPSHGQGSDVVHYVQSLSGSAPSTTASSTKHGHSTTEHLANTFPAVGVPFGMTQWTPQTRLTETKCVAPYYYADTLLTGFRASHWLSGSCTQDYGSLTIMPLTGKLKTSAQAYATSFSHRTETATPAYYKVALPQYQLSVELTATARCGLMQIVAAQDDSLYVLITPNSDQGQGFVQVDAQKGEVWGFNPVHRIYQGWGQPAGFSGYFVVQLERLGSRAGTYSGNHASTAISIQNQKDIGAFLGCKVRRGETLRLRVGTSFSSLEGARRNLAAEVPNWDFQTLVAQNHAAWQKALAQIRVETSKEQDKRIFYTALYHSLQQPRLFNDVDGTYPAFAGNAQRLKVAKGNYYDDFSMWDIYRAQLPLLELLQPRLANDLVQSMILKGQQGGWLPIFPCWNSYTAAMIGDHGTAFIASAYVRGIRDYDVQEAYRLMRRNAFDQPTQQEYLDGKGRRALPSYLKYGFVPLEDSVKDAFHKMEQVSRTLEYGFDDYALAQVAKGLGKTADYQALLKRSQAYRHIIDPATGLARGRYADGRWYAPFRPDVREFYITEGTPRQYTFYVPHDVPGLAQLMGGPAQLEAKLDSLFARGEYWHGNEPGHQIPFMYNYTAAPWKTQRAVRRILAEEYTDGPGGLSGNDDAGQMSAWYVFASLGLYPLNPASDEYQLCAPLFDRATVQLPGGKALEIIAKKASPEAMYIAGVKWNGKKHPYSYLRHAELTKGGRLELDLQMAPVTSWIQPPPPRLSQSSGK
- a CDS encoding glycoside hydrolase family 28 protein — its product is MLRKSLLIITLLVHICAFGQRKTLTITAYGAKGDGQTNSTAAIQKAIEEVSRQGGGRVIVPAGKFVTGPLVLKSGVELHLVKGATLLGSTRRLDYGTVAASLVTAQNQQNVAITGQGTIDGRGRELVQDLLVQLRAGVLDDPEWKAKRPTEKNRPQLLMLTGCRQVRVTGVTLKDAACWVQAYRECTDVVVDSIRVESTAYWNNDGIDFVDCKNVKLSNSFFNAADDGICLKSENPKASCDNITVTNCTVRSSASAFKLGTGSLGGFRNITVRGLTVYDTFRSAIALETVDGAFLEDIDIQNVTAKNTGNAIFLRLGHRKGEAPGTLRRVYIGNVKVQVPAGKPDKGYEIEGPVFKEPHNVNPSSITGLPGHPVQDVTLENIDITYEGGNSKTLAYASLDSLAAVPERTPNYPEFSMFGELPAYGFYVRHAQGLTLKNVRVSLNGADYRPAFVFDDVQKLALQQVTVPKSPVQPTIVLHDVPGPIFKQVSVPGDKPQAILVRGQQKQVAP